From a single Bos indicus isolate NIAB-ARS_2022 breed Sahiwal x Tharparkar chromosome 11, NIAB-ARS_B.indTharparkar_mat_pri_1.0, whole genome shotgun sequence genomic region:
- the SLC27A4 gene encoding long-chain fatty acid transport protein 4, with product MLLGASLLGVLLFSWLVLKLPWTQVGLSLFFLYLGSGGWRFIRIFIKTVRRDIFGGTVLLRVKAKVRRYLRERRTVPILFAATVQRHPDKTALIFEGTDTHWTFRQLDNYSNSVANFLQAQGLASGDVVALFMENRNEFVGLWLGMAKLGVEAALINTNLRRDALLHCLTSSQARALVFGSEMAPAVLEIHANLDPSLNFFCSGPWEPSTVPAGTKHLDPLLEDAPKHQPSRPNKGFVDKLFYIYTSGTTGLPKAAIVVHSRYYRMAALVYYGFRMRPDDIVYDCLPLYHSAGNIVGIGQCLIHGMTVVIRKKFSASRFWDDCIKYNCTIVQYIGELCRYLLNQPPREAEGQHRVRMALGNGLRQCIWTDFCSRFHIPQVAEFYGATECNCSLGNFDGQVGACGFNSRILSFVYPIRLVRVNEDTMELIRGPDGLCIPCKPGEPGQLVGVIIQEDPLRRFDGYLNQGTNDKKIAGDVFKKGDQAYLSGDVLVMDELGYVYFRDRTGDTFRWKGENVSTTEVEGTLSRLLDMADVAVYGVEVPGTEGRAGMAAVASSSGSCDLEHLAQLLQKELPLYARPIFLRFLPELHKTGTFKLQKTELQKEGFDPTVVKDQLFYLDARKGRYVPLDQEAYTRIQAGQEKL from the exons ATGCTGCTTGGGGCGTCTCTGTTGGGGGTGCTGCTGTTCTCCTGGCTGGTGCTGAAACTGCCCTGGACCCAAGTGGGGCTCTCCCTGTTCTTCCTCTACCTGGGGTCTGGCGGCTGGCGCTTCATCCGAATCTTTATCAAGACTGTCAGGCGTGATATCTT tggcGGCACCGTGCTCCTGAGGGTGAAGGCCAAGGTCCGACGGTACCTACGGGAGCGACGCACAGTGCCCATCCTGTTCGCCGCCACAGTCCAGCGCCACCCGGACAAGACAGCCCTGATCTTCGAGGGCACAGACACGCACTGGACCTTCCGGCAGCTGGACAACTACTCAAACAGCGTGGCCAACTTCCTGCAGGCACAGGGCCTGGCCTCGGGCGACGTGGTCGCCCTCTTCATGGAGAACCGCAATGAGTTTGTGGGTCTGTGGCTGGGCATGGCCAAGCTGGGCGTGGAGGCAGCGCTCATCAACACCAACCTCCGGCGGGACGCATTGCTCCACTGCCTGACCTCCTCCCAGGCCCGGGCCCTCGTCTTCGGCAGCGAGATGGCCCCAG CTGTCCTTGAGATCCATGCCAACCTGGACCCCTCGCTCAACTTCTTCTGCTCCGGTCCCTGGGAGCCCAGCACGGTGCCCGCCGGCACGAAGCACCTGGACCCGCTCCTGGAAGATGCCCCCAAGCACCAGCCCAGCCGTCCCAACAAGGGCTTTGTAG ATAAGCTCTTCTACATCTACACGTCAGGCACCACCGGGCTGCCCAAAGCTGCCATCGTGGTGCACAGCAG GTATTACCGGATGGCTGCCCTGGTGTACTACGGCTTCCGCATGCGGCCCGACGACATCGTCTATGACTGCCTCCCCCTCTACCACTCTGCAG GAAACATCGTGGGGATAGGGCAGTGCCTGATCCACGGCATGACTGTGGTGATCCGGAAGAAGTTCTCGGCTTCCCGCTTCTGGGACGACTGTATCAAGTACAATTGCACG ATCGTGCAGTACATCGGCGAACTGTGCCGCTACCTCCTGAACCAGCCACCCCGGGAGGCGGAGGGCCAGCACCGGGTGCGCATGGCACTCGGCAATGGCCTCCGGCAGTGCATCTGGACCGACTTCTGTAGCCGCTTCCACATCCCCCAGGTGGCCGAGTTCTACGGGGCCACGGAGTGCAACTGCAGCCTGGGCAACTTCGACGGCCAG GTGGGGGCCTGTGGCTTCAACAGCCGCATCCTGTCCTTCGTGTACCCCATCCGGCTGGTTCGCGTCAACGAGGACACCATGGAGCTGATCCGGGGCCCTGACGGCCTTTGCATTCCCTGCAAGCCAG GTGAGCCGGGCCAGCTGGTGGGCGTCATCatccaggaagaccccctgcGGCGCTTCGATGGCTACCTGAACCAGGGCACCAACGACAAGAAGATTGCCGGGGATGTCTTCAAGAAGGGGGACCAGGCCTACCTCAGCG GTGATGTGCTAGTGATGGACGAGCTGGGCTACGTGTATTTCCGCGACCGCACGGGGGACACGTTCCGCTGGAAAGGCGAGAACGTGTCCACCACCGAGGTGGAGGGCACGCTCAGCCGCCTGCTGGACATGGCCGACGTGGCCGTGTACGGCGTCGAGGTGCCAG GGACCGAGGGCCGGGCCGGCATGGCCGCTGTGGCCAGCTCCTCCGGCAGCTGTGACCTGGAGCACTTAGCCCAGCTCCTGCAGAAGGAGCTGCCGCTGTACGCCCGCCCCATCTTCCTGCGCTTCCTGCCTGAGCTGCACAAGACAG GGACATTCAAGCTACAGAAGACAGAACTGCAGAAGGAGGGCTTTGACCCAACAGTTGTAAAAGACCAGCTGTTCTACCTGGATGCCCGGAAGGGCCGCTACGTCCCACTGGACCAAGAGGCCTACACTCGCATCCAGGCGGGCCAGGAGAAGCTGTGA
- the URM1 gene encoding ubiquitin-related modifier 1 isoform X1 yields MAAPLSVEVEFGGGAELLFDGVKKHQVTLPGQEEPWDIRSLLVWIKKNLLKERPELFIQGDSVRPGILVLVNDADWELLGELDYQLQDQDSVLFISTLHGG; encoded by the exons ATGGCAGCGCCCTTGTCAGTGGAGGTGGAATTCGG AGGCGGTGCGGAGCTCCTGTTCGATGGTGTGAAGAAGCATCAAGTCACCTTGCCTGGACAGGAGGAACCCT GGGATATCCGCAGCCTCCTTGTCTGGATCAAGAAGAATTTGCTAAAAGAGCGGCCAGAGCTGTTCATCCAAGGAGACAGCGT GCGGCCAGGGATTCTGGTGCTGGTTAACGATGCCGACTGGGAACTGCTG GGTGAGCTGGACTACCAGCTTCAGGACCAAGACAGCGTTCTCTTCATCTCCACGCTGCACGGCGGCTAA
- the URM1 gene encoding ubiquitin-related modifier 1 isoform X2 yields MRIPGSCRGGAELLFDGVKKHQVTLPGQEEPWDIRSLLVWIKKNLLKERPELFIQGDSVRPGILVLVNDADWELLGELDYQLQDQDSVLFISTLHGG; encoded by the exons ATGCGCATACCCGGGAGTTGTAG AGGCGGTGCGGAGCTCCTGTTCGATGGTGTGAAGAAGCATCAAGTCACCTTGCCTGGACAGGAGGAACCCT GGGATATCCGCAGCCTCCTTGTCTGGATCAAGAAGAATTTGCTAAAAGAGCGGCCAGAGCTGTTCATCCAAGGAGACAGCGT GCGGCCAGGGATTCTGGTGCTGGTTAACGATGCCGACTGGGAACTGCTG GGTGAGCTGGACTACCAGCTTCAGGACCAAGACAGCGTTCTCTTCATCTCCACGCTGCACGGCGGCTAA